Proteins encoded together in one Kutzneria kofuensis window:
- a CDS encoding uracil-DNA glycosylase translates to MVSRPLNEVVEAGWAQALEPVADRIAAMGDFLRAEVAAGRTYLPAGENVLRAFKQPFADVRVLIVGQDPYPTPGHAVGLSFSVAPEVRPIPRSLANIYQELESDLGLPRPSNGDLSPWAEQGVLLLNRSLTVAPGRPNSHKGKGWEEVTEQAIRALAARRTPLVAILWGSNARSLAPLLSGVPCIESAHPSPMSADRGFFGSRPFSRANDLLTRQGAQPIDWKLP, encoded by the coding sequence ATGGTTTCCCGTCCGTTGAACGAAGTTGTCGAAGCCGGCTGGGCGCAGGCGTTGGAGCCGGTCGCCGACCGGATCGCCGCGATGGGCGACTTCCTGCGCGCCGAGGTGGCCGCGGGGCGCACCTACCTGCCGGCCGGTGAGAACGTGTTGCGCGCGTTCAAGCAGCCGTTCGCGGACGTCCGGGTGCTCATCGTCGGCCAGGACCCGTACCCGACGCCGGGGCACGCGGTGGGCCTGAGCTTCTCGGTGGCGCCGGAGGTGCGGCCGATTCCGCGCAGCCTGGCCAACATCTACCAGGAACTGGAGTCCGACCTCGGCCTGCCGAGGCCGTCGAACGGCGACCTGTCGCCCTGGGCGGAGCAGGGGGTGCTGCTGCTCAACAGGTCCCTGACGGTCGCGCCCGGCCGCCCCAACTCCCACAAGGGCAAGGGCTGGGAGGAAGTCACCGAGCAGGCCATCCGTGCGCTCGCGGCCCGCCGCACGCCGCTGGTGGCGATCCTGTGGGGCAGCAACGCCCGCAGCCTCGCGCCGCTGCTGTCGGGCGTGCCGTGCATCGAGTCCGCCCACCCCAGCCCGATGTCGGCCGACCGCGGCTTCTTCGGCTCACGCCCGTTCAGCCGCGCGAACGACCTGCTCACCCGCCAGGGCGCGCAGCCCATCGACTGGAAGCTGCCGTGA
- a CDS encoding DUF2277 family protein translates to MCRSIKTLRPPFADHVTDADIRAAALQYVRKLSGFRQPAAHNAEAFAKAVDAVAAATAELLSSLEVRGQH, encoded by the coding sequence ATGTGCCGAAGCATCAAGACGCTGCGCCCGCCGTTCGCCGACCACGTCACCGACGCCGACATCCGCGCCGCCGCCCTGCAGTACGTCCGCAAGCTCTCCGGCTTCCGCCAGCCCGCCGCGCACAACGCCGAGGCGTTCGCCAAGGCCGTCGACGCCGTCGCCGCGGCCACCGCCGAGCTGCTGTCGTCCCTGGAGGTCCGCGGCCAGCACTAA
- a CDS encoding bile acid:sodium symporter family protein produces the protein MRRIDPYIVAILCTVALATLLPARGLWVPVFGDATTVAIGLLFFLYGIRLSPQDALAGIKHWRLHGIVFAATFVLFPLLGLALRVLVPGVISPELYIGLLYVCCLPSTVQSSIAFTSIARGNVSAAICAASFSNLVGIVLTPLLVGALMTTRGGGFSGHALVDIVLQLLLPFVLGQLARRWLVGFVNRHKSVLGLVDRGSVLLVVYTAFSEGVVAGIWGQLSVASLLALVGVNIALLAVVLAVTWFGPKLLGFSREDRITIMFAGSKKSLASGLPMASVLFAGQSVGLIVLPLMLFHQIQLMVCAWLAQRFARTPAPSPEPALVA, from the coding sequence ATGCGTCGAATCGACCCCTACATCGTTGCCATCCTCTGCACGGTCGCGCTGGCCACTCTGCTGCCGGCGCGCGGGCTGTGGGTACCGGTGTTCGGCGACGCGACGACGGTGGCGATCGGCCTGCTGTTCTTCCTGTACGGCATCCGCCTGTCGCCGCAGGACGCGCTCGCCGGCATCAAGCACTGGCGGCTGCACGGCATCGTGTTCGCCGCCACCTTCGTGCTGTTCCCGCTGCTGGGGCTGGCCCTGCGGGTGCTGGTGCCCGGCGTGATCTCGCCGGAGCTCTACATCGGCCTGCTCTACGTGTGCTGCCTGCCCTCGACCGTGCAGTCCTCGATCGCGTTCACGTCCATCGCCCGCGGCAACGTCTCCGCGGCGATCTGCGCGGCCTCGTTCTCCAACCTGGTCGGCATCGTGCTCACGCCGCTGCTGGTCGGCGCGCTGATGACCACCCGCGGCGGCGGCTTCTCCGGTCACGCGCTCGTCGACATCGTGCTGCAGCTGCTGCTGCCGTTCGTGCTCGGGCAGCTGGCCCGGCGCTGGCTGGTCGGCTTCGTCAACCGGCACAAGTCGGTGCTGGGCCTGGTCGACCGCGGCTCGGTGCTGCTGGTCGTCTACACCGCGTTCAGCGAGGGCGTCGTCGCCGGCATCTGGGGCCAGCTGTCGGTGGCGAGCCTGCTCGCGCTGGTCGGCGTGAACATCGCGCTGCTGGCGGTGGTGCTCGCGGTCACCTGGTTCGGGCCGAAGCTGCTCGGCTTCTCCCGCGAGGACCGGATCACGATCATGTTCGCCGGCTCGAAGAAGTCACTGGCCAGCGGCCTGCCGATGGCGAGCGTGCTGTTCGCCGGGCAGAGCGTGGGCCTGATCGTGCTACCGCTGATGTTGTTCCACCAGATCCAGCTCATGGTCTGTGCCTGGCTGGCCCAGCGCTTCGCCCGGACTCCCGCGCCCAGCCCGGAACCCGCGCTCGTGGCCTGA
- the rpmB gene encoding 50S ribosomal protein L28, which translates to MAAVCDVCGKGPGFGMSVSHSHRRTNRRWNPNIQSVRAKVAPGQRARVNVCTSCLKAGKVVRG; encoded by the coding sequence ATGGCTGCCGTCTGCGACGTCTGCGGCAAGGGGCCGGGCTTCGGCATGTCGGTCTCGCACTCGCACCGCCGGACCAACCGTCGGTGGAACCCGAACATCCAGTCGGTGCGCGCCAAGGTCGCGCCCGGCCAGCGTGCCCGGGTCAACGTGTGCACCTCCTGCCTGAAGGCCGGCAAGGTCGTCCGCGGCTGA
- a CDS encoding DAK2 domain-containing protein, with protein sequence MLQALDADAVRRWAAAGVRALDADREAIDRINVYPVADGDTGTNLLHTMRSALDALVHEPADAVGAAVSALAKGAVAGARGNSGVILSQVLRGLAESWDGARTVGGTALRTALRRADELATAAVSKPVAGTVLSVLTAAADAAEECGSDLLDDVATAAVKAAAQALADTPRQLAVLAERGVVDAGGRGLLLILDALATVVAERLDSDVEHDLPPVSATKAALVHESSAFEYEVMYLLDGLADEQALRDRLAGLGDSVVVAGDGHGLWSVHVHCDDIGAAIEVGIENGRPHRITVTRFADQKARFARDRAVVAIVAGEDAAELFRAEGASVLVLRPDREPAVTDLLDVLAETGAAQVVVLPNDSELADLVAQAAEHADRDGRDVVVVPTASPVQGLAALAVHDPSRRSGDDVVAMAEAAAATRRGELVIAKREAMTWVGRCQPGDALGMIDGEVVLIEPAPADLVAAACRLVDRMLDAGGELVTVFAGADAPVGLDDELGRHLRLSHPEVELTGYPGGQPETVALIGVE encoded by the coding sequence GTGCTTCAGGCGCTGGACGCCGACGCGGTCCGCCGGTGGGCGGCGGCCGGGGTGCGCGCGCTGGACGCGGACCGCGAGGCCATCGACCGGATCAACGTCTACCCGGTCGCCGACGGCGACACCGGCACGAACCTGCTGCACACCATGCGGTCGGCGCTGGACGCCCTGGTCCACGAGCCGGCGGACGCGGTCGGCGCGGCGGTGTCCGCCCTGGCCAAGGGGGCGGTGGCGGGGGCACGCGGCAACTCGGGCGTGATCCTCTCGCAGGTGCTGCGCGGGCTGGCCGAGAGCTGGGACGGCGCCCGCACCGTCGGTGGCACCGCCCTGCGGACAGCCCTCCGGCGAGCCGACGAACTGGCCACCGCCGCGGTGTCCAAGCCGGTCGCCGGCACCGTGTTGTCCGTGCTCACGGCCGCTGCCGACGCCGCCGAGGAGTGCGGCTCCGACCTGCTCGACGACGTGGCGACCGCCGCCGTGAAGGCCGCCGCGCAAGCGCTTGCGGACACCCCGCGCCAGCTCGCCGTGCTGGCCGAACGTGGCGTCGTGGACGCCGGTGGCCGCGGTCTGCTGCTGATCTTGGACGCCCTGGCGACCGTGGTGGCCGAACGCCTCGACAGTGACGTCGAACACGACCTGCCTCCGGTGAGTGCGACCAAGGCCGCCTTGGTCCACGAGAGCAGCGCCTTCGAGTACGAGGTGATGTACCTCCTCGACGGCCTCGCCGACGAGCAGGCGTTGCGCGACCGGCTGGCCGGGCTCGGCGACAGCGTCGTGGTGGCCGGCGACGGCCACGGGCTGTGGTCCGTCCACGTGCACTGCGACGACATCGGCGCGGCGATCGAGGTCGGCATCGAGAACGGCCGCCCGCACCGCATCACCGTCACCCGGTTCGCCGACCAGAAGGCCCGCTTCGCGCGGGACCGGGCGGTCGTCGCCATCGTGGCCGGCGAGGACGCCGCCGAGCTGTTCCGGGCCGAGGGCGCCTCGGTGCTCGTGCTGCGTCCCGACCGCGAGCCGGCCGTCACCGATCTGCTCGACGTGCTCGCCGAAACCGGCGCGGCGCAGGTTGTCGTGCTGCCCAACGACAGTGAGCTGGCTGATCTCGTCGCGCAGGCGGCCGAGCACGCCGACCGGGACGGCCGCGACGTTGTTGTCGTGCCGACGGCCTCGCCGGTGCAGGGCCTGGCCGCCCTCGCCGTGCACGACCCGAGCCGGCGGTCCGGCGACGACGTCGTCGCGATGGCCGAGGCCGCCGCCGCGACCAGGCGTGGCGAACTCGTGATCGCCAAGCGCGAGGCCATGACCTGGGTCGGGCGCTGCCAGCCCGGCGACGCGCTGGGCATGATCGACGGCGAGGTGGTGCTGATCGAGCCCGCGCCGGCCGATCTGGTCGCGGCCGCGTGCCGTCTCGTCGACCGGATGCTGGATGCCGGCGGCGAGTTGGTGACGGTCTTCGCCGGTGCGGACGCCCCCGTCGGCCTCGACGACGAACTGGGCCGGCACCTGCGGCTGAGCCATCCCGAGGTCGAGCTCACCGGCTATCCCGGCGGCCAGCCGGAGACCGTGGCCCTCATCGGCGTCGAATAG
- a CDS encoding Glu/Leu/Phe/Val dehydrogenase dimerization domain-containing protein, with protein MREPYLQVTWTDPVTGCHGYLVIDRLVRGVSSGGLRMRAGCTLDEVRGLAAGMSVREALNYDPSGRYIPLGGAKGGIDWDPYDPRATDVLRRYLTAMRPYVERFWTMGEDLGLRQSTIDKVLAELGFSSSIQAVYPLLDDERAARARLRKASQVRVGGLRLKELVGGCGVAEAALVALDRLSLPTGEVRAFVQGFGAIGGSTARFLSEAGVRVVGIADVKGIVANQDGLDVERLLRGRDAHGTVDRDDLAPGDHLLPGDQWLDVDAEVLVPAAVSYAVDERNVDEVRARVVVEAANMPVLPEAERRLVHRGVLVIPDVVANSTSSTWWWWTLFGDVQPDSDSAFTKIRSTMRRLVAAVLDEADHAAITPRAAAARIADLAVRDIDAKFGTAA; from the coding sequence GTGCGTGAACCCTACCTTCAGGTCACCTGGACCGACCCCGTGACCGGCTGCCACGGCTATCTCGTGATCGACCGGTTGGTGCGCGGCGTGAGCAGTGGCGGGCTGCGGATGCGCGCCGGCTGCACCCTCGACGAGGTGCGCGGACTGGCCGCCGGCATGTCCGTGCGGGAGGCGCTGAACTACGACCCGTCCGGTCGCTACATCCCGTTGGGCGGCGCGAAAGGCGGCATCGACTGGGATCCGTACGACCCGCGGGCGACCGATGTGCTGCGCCGTTACCTGACCGCGATGCGGCCCTACGTCGAGCGGTTCTGGACCATGGGCGAGGATCTCGGGCTGCGACAGTCCACGATCGACAAGGTGCTCGCCGAACTCGGCTTCTCCTCGTCGATCCAGGCCGTGTACCCGCTGCTCGACGACGAGCGGGCCGCGCGGGCGCGGCTGCGCAAGGCTTCTCAGGTGCGGGTCGGCGGTCTGCGGCTCAAGGAGCTCGTCGGCGGCTGCGGCGTCGCCGAGGCCGCCCTCGTGGCGCTCGACCGGCTTTCCCTTCCCACTGGTGAGGTGCGTGCCTTCGTCCAGGGCTTCGGCGCCATCGGCGGCTCCACCGCCCGGTTCCTGTCCGAGGCCGGCGTGCGGGTCGTCGGCATCGCCGACGTGAAGGGCATCGTGGCCAATCAGGACGGTCTCGACGTCGAGCGGCTGCTGCGCGGGCGGGACGCCCACGGCACCGTCGACCGTGACGACCTCGCCCCCGGCGACCACCTGCTGCCCGGCGACCAGTGGCTCGACGTCGACGCCGAGGTCCTCGTGCCCGCCGCCGTGTCGTATGCCGTCGACGAGCGCAACGTCGACGAGGTCCGGGCTCGCGTCGTCGTCGAGGCCGCCAACATGCCCGTGCTGCCCGAGGCCGAACGCCGCCTCGTGCACCGCGGCGTGCTGGTCATCCCCGACGTCGTCGCCAACTCCACCAGCAGCACCTGGTGGTGGTGGACCCTCTTCGGCGACGTCCAACCCGACTCCGACAGCGCCTTCACCAAGATCCGCAGCACCATGCGCCGCCTCGTCGCCGCCGTCCTCGACGAGGCCGACCACGCCGCCATCACTCCCCGTGCCGCCGCCGCCCGCATCGCCGACCTGGCGGTTCGCGACATCGACGCCAAGTTCGGCACCGCGGCGTGA
- a CDS encoding TetR/AcrR family transcriptional regulator, with translation MPRPSVEAERRAQILRATCQVIAESGLRNLRISDVARRAGVSGGTVHYYFDTKQDLAQAAFEDCFERSLERRRWLLDSRADALTRLRQIVHSYVPGTPETVEAWKVWIELWAESPRSPRLRELNERLYGDWRRIVADIVRDGQSRGQLTDGDPLVLANMLVGMIDGLAVQVLAGSHSLTAGRMRTTCLAFVDTVLARTPVR, from the coding sequence ATGCCGCGCCCCAGCGTCGAGGCCGAGCGGCGGGCGCAGATCCTGCGCGCCACCTGCCAGGTCATTGCCGAGAGCGGGCTGCGCAACCTGCGGATCTCCGACGTCGCCCGCCGGGCCGGGGTGTCGGGCGGGACCGTGCACTACTACTTCGACACCAAGCAGGACCTCGCCCAGGCCGCCTTCGAGGACTGCTTCGAAAGATCGTTGGAGCGCCGGCGCTGGCTGCTCGACTCCCGGGCCGACGCCCTCACCCGCCTGCGCCAGATCGTCCACTCCTACGTGCCCGGCACCCCCGAGACCGTCGAGGCGTGGAAGGTCTGGATCGAGTTATGGGCCGAGAGCCCCCGCTCCCCTCGCCTGCGTGAACTCAACGAACGCCTCTACGGCGACTGGCGCCGCATCGTCGCTGACATCGTCCGCGACGGCCAGTCCCGGGGCCAGCTCACCGACGGCGACCCCCTCGTGCTGGCCAACATGCTCGTCGGCATGATCGACGGCCTGGCCGTGCAGGTCCTCGCCGGCTCCCACAGCCTCACCGCCGGCCGGATGCGCACCACCTGCCTGGCCTTCGTCGACACCGTCCTGGCCCGCACCCCGGTCCGCTGA